The following proteins come from a genomic window of Megalobrama amblycephala isolate DHTTF-2021 linkage group LG1, ASM1881202v1, whole genome shotgun sequence:
- the LOC125244235 gene encoding gastrula zinc finger protein XlCGF57.1-like — MEFIKEETEDMKIIIKDETEDMKIEDIEEQTDLTALREASHELNEREEEKEHNDKHDFMTGERSTLAKKTSSRNRVQKTGTKRYFTCQQCGKSFDQLRNLQVHMRIHTGEKPFSCRQCGKSYIQKGNLKVHMRIHTGEKPYTCQQCGKSFNQKGNLNVHMRIHTVETPFACVQCGQSFSEKGRLEIHLRIHKGEKPYTCQECGKSFTQKRNLKVHMISHTGESPFTCQQCGKSFSDKRKLEIHTRSHTGEKPYTCQQCGKSFSEKGNLTAHMRIHTGEKRHTCQECGKSFRQKEKLEIHMRIHTGEKPYICQECGKSFSHKGNLVVHMRIHTGESPFACQQCGKSFSQKYKLKTHMRIHTGEKLYTCQQCGQSFSQKGGLKHHMRTHTGEKPYTCTLCGNGFTREQILREHMNIHTGEKPFTCDQCGKSFAHKLSLYFHMRIHTGEKPYKCDQCGKSFSQIGNLKDHMRTHTGEKPYTCTLCGNGFTREQILREHMNIHTGEKPFTCDQCGKSFTYKLSLYFHMRIHTGEKPYKCDQCGKSFTRKSSLHCHMKIHTGEKPFMCDQCGKSFRFMGNLRDHMRIHSKESCFRSRHSGKSRGVKST; from the exons atggagtttattaaagaagagactgaagacatgaagataattattaaagatgagactgaagacatgaagattgaagatattgaggaacaaacag ACCTAACAGCACTGAGAGAGGCTAGCCATGAACTTAATGAAagggaagaagagaaagaacatAATGATAAACATGATTTCATGACTGGGGAAAGGTCGACGCTGGCTAAAAAGACTTCCTCACGAAACAGAGTTCAAAAGACAGGAACTAAAAGatatttcacctgccaacagtgtggaaagagttttgatCAACTTAGAAACCTtcaagtccacatgagaattcacactggagagaaacccttTTCTTGTCggcaatgtggaaagagttacattcaaaaaggaaaccttaaagtccacatgagaattcacactggagaaaagccttacacctgccaacagtgtggaaagagtttcaatcaaaaaggaaaccttaatgtccacatgagaattcacactgtaGAGACCCCATTCGCCTGCGTacagtgtggacagagtttcagtgaAAAAGGGAGACTTGAAATCCACTTGAGAATTCACAaaggagaaaagccttacacctgtcaagagtgtggaaagagtttcacacaaaaaagaaaccttaaagtccacatgatatctcacactggagagagcccattcacctgccaacagtgtggaaagagtttcagtgacaaaagaaaacttgaaatccacacaagatctcacactggagaaaagccttacacctgccaacaatgtggaaagagtttcagtgagAAAGGAAACCTTACAgcacacatgagaattcacactggagaaaagcgtcatacctgtcaagagtgtggaaagagtttcagacaaaaagaaaaacttgaaatccacatgagaattcacactggagaaaagccttacatctgtcaagagtgtggaaaaagtttcagtcATAAAGGAAACCTtgtagtccacatgagaattcacactggagaaagcCCATTcgcctgccaacagtgtggaaagagtttcagtcaaaaatataaacttaaaacccacatgagaattcacactggagaaaagctttACACCTGCCAGCAATGTGGgcagagtttcagtcaaaaaggagGCCTTAAGCaccacatgagaactcacactggagaaaagccttacacctgcactCTGTGCGGGAATGGCTTTACACGGGAGCAAATCCTTAGGGaacacatgaatattcacactggagagaagccttttacatgtgatcagtgtggaaagagtttcgcaCATAAATTGTCACTTTAttttcacatgagaattcacactggagagaagccgtacaaatgtgatcagtgtggaaagagtttcagtcaaataGGAAACCTTAAAgaccacatgagaactcacactggagaaaagccttacacctgcactCTGTGTGGGAATGGCTTTACACGGGAACAAATCCTTAGGGaacacatgaatattcacactggagagaagccttttacatgtgatcagtgtggaaagagtttcacatataaattgtcactttattttcacatgagaattcacactggagagaagccatacaaatgtgatcagtgtggaaagagtttcacacgaaAATCGTcacttcattgtcacatgaaaattcacactggagagaagccattcatgtgtgatcagtgtggaaagagtttcagattcATGGGTAACCTTAGGGaccacatgaggattcactcGAAAGAGAGCTGTTTTAGAAGTCGTCACTCTGGAaagagcagaggtgtaaagagtacctga